Genomic segment of Panicum virgatum strain AP13 chromosome 2K, P.virgatum_v5, whole genome shotgun sequence:
cccgtcgtacggaggcattaaatgccaaccactcctccacagcaccCAGGACAGACGGTGTCAGGCCGCCatcccccacagtggctgtgaccagaGTCCCgtctgccaactccggtcactgctccgccatcccgggcaTTGTGGCAATACTGTGGAATCTGTgacgcgggacgagacgtgcttggcacagctcccgttactatttTGCCAACTCCTGCTGACCGAATCCCTCTCACCACAcctatggccccggacccgccccccgctcgggaaggggtccggtgtcgccacgtgcccctcaaggagggacgcccagcactagcagccggagacccggacctcccccctcgaggggtccgggacctccacgtgactcccgAACCCCTTAGTGCACGCGCTAGCACTCCGCCCAGGGGGGTCCAGGACCACCGCGTGCCCCGCTACTGCTGGCGCACGTGTATATGCAAGACCttggcctgcagggcccacggaacgccaccaTGCCACGTTTGGAAGACTGTATACCCTACAGAGATGACCACGCCGCCTGATGGGGccggcaggacgccggcgcgatctccgcaagaccaaggacgatacccAGGATGACTGTCACGcctgacgccatgccccacagtgtacttcctacagtgttcgaccactgcacccccgcgattcggggggaataggacgacttccacgatcccctgcgcatgtacgccgtccctccttgtgactataaaaggaggaggcgggcttcctttaagggggatcGTCACCTACGTCGGCAACATCGCGCAATCAGCGCACTCGATAGAACgcaacactcagcaccactgggcacccgatattggcactcgcctcaatcaacttctcctctagcagagacctgagagcttccctccctctctcgcctcgcctgtatcccctactacaggcacctccggtgcaagataatacagtgcccttgcacacccccttgctagacgtacggccccacggccggaaccaggataaacccatgcgttactgtgttgcctcttgcatcaacatatgggacgagaaaacacgcagcattactagttaggatccggaccgccgggtcaggacaccgacaacaGGCTTGCTTGTAACTTGTTGGTCCATCAGCTAGGATCTGAAGAAGCTTTTTTTCTCCCAGGTGTGTGATCCGCTTTGTAGGGTTGACAACCTTTCACTCTGATTTCTCGTTAGCATTGTGTTGGGATCTTTGGACCGATCACCAGACAGAGTGAATACTTTTCGAACAAAGGTTAGAACACTAGAGCATGAATTGCACAATAGAAATTGCACTATAGCCAGTACAAAATGTTCCAACCCATACAACGTTGGGtgggagggggtatttatacacCCAACCTTATTACATCTTTCTAGAAATGTCCCTGCGGTCCCCACGAAGGTCAAGAGGTTACAACAGGGGTATTTTGTAATTTCCCTAGGTTGGACAGTCCGACTTGGATACTCCTACCCGGATCACGTGTTTTTTTGCCCCTTGGGAACCTTCGGTAGCGGTCCTTGACAATCTTCGTGTGGCGCCGCCTTCATCGCTCGCCATTCTTGAGTCGCCCGCCGCACCCGAAGGTTCTTGTCATAACCTTCGAGAGTGTGGACCTCCGGGTTCTGTGATGTTCGACGACCTTTAGCGACGACCTTCGACAAGCTTCGAGGGACTTCACCTTCATCATTTTTTGCCTCCGCGCTTCCCGAAGCATCCCGGCGACTCAGGATTCCATCTTCTGGCGCCGAACTTCGACGAACTCTTCGATGCTTCATCATCTTCGAAGAACCTTCGGGTTGATGCTTCGTCATCTTCGCTGAAGCTTTGGCATAACCTTTGGGGACCTTCGGGAACCTTCGGTACTCTTCGTGTCACACCACCTTCGGGAGGAGGCGATCCCaaacagtagcccctcgcggGCGAGGTCCAACCCCGGCCAGCCGAACCCTCGAAAAAACAAAGATCGGTCAAGACATTTGTGCAAAAGCGTCTCCCCCGAAGGTCAGAGGTGGGCGAGACCCAAAGGTGTGTTGTTTACACGTGTCGCGGTCTGATTTGCCGCCGTTCTGACTTCTCCTCGTTTTTACCGTTGTGTGAACAGTGTGAAGTTACcccctataaaagggggcgggGATGACAGGTCGCTTTCACGCTCTCATTCCTTACGAACTTTCGCCCGCTTGTCGAATTTTGACACGTGGCGCTTTCTGATTCTTCCCAGTCTTCGGGTTGTGAAAGCGACCTGTTCCGTCCCATTCGTCGCGGCGGTTGTGGAAAGGGAAGGATTGTTCTGCTAAGTCTTTGTGAGTTTTCGCTTCGACTTTTTGCTGGGATCTTCGAGATTTGTTCATTTTGATtctgaacatttggtttgtttAGGGATGGCTCGGTTGAAGGTTACTGCAAGGCCAATTGGATCCGAGGACATCGAGCCTtcggaagaggagagaaggcagTTGTCTGAGGGAGAGGAGGATTTGACGAATGTGGACGCTGATCCTTCGGAGCTGATGGGGTCCCGGGAGAAGCCTCCTGCTACTCTCATTTTTGGTCAGTCGTGGGCGACCCGGGAGTTGGTCGAGAGTTATGTGCAGAAAGGGTATTTTGGCCCCGGAGTTTGCCGTGCCCCTGGTGATGAGATTACACCGGACCCTCGCGATGGAGAGTGTGTTGTGTTCCGGGACTTCTTTTCTGTCGGTCTGCGTTTTCCGCTGGACCCCGTTTTTCCGAAGATTCTGGCCCGGTTTGGACTTCGGATGCACCATCTTACCCCCATCGCCATCGTGTAGCTGTCGAAGTTCTTCTGGGCGGTCAAAACCTTCGATGGGCCGGTTAGCGTGGATGCTTTCTGTAGACTCTACGAGATGCATCCATAGACACGTAAGGTTTCTTTTAGCGAAGATCCACAAGTATATTCTGCTCAGTGGGTGCTGTTCGTTCCACCCAAGGAGGACCAACAAGACCCAAGGGATCGACAGAATAGAGCTATCTTATTGCCAGAAGAACAAATGGGAAGATGATTGGGAGCAGTACTGGTTTTATGCCAAGATTGGTTTTCCTAGTGTTGATTCTTAGGGAGGAGTCTCCTATCCCCTTGCCTCGAAGGTTGCGGAGTTCAAACATACTACCAAGGCAGAGTTCCGGAGGACAGCAGCCGGCTACAAGGAGTGCTGCTCCGCGTTTGTTTCTGCGGCGTGTGTCGTGAGCGGTCGGGATCTGATTGAAGAATACCTAGCCATGAAGGTctggccgttgacgagggattGGTTACTAGGGGCTTTTTCGAAGGTTCAAGTTGATGGCTTGAAAGATAAGCTTCCTTTCCTAGATTTTGGCTTGAGGAAACCCGAAGGTGTTTCTGACGATATGATCGTCGAAGAGATCGAGCAGGAGGCAGTTGCTATTGCTGGTCCTTTTTTGTCGAACGAGCGTGACTCATTTGCGGCTATTTGCTCCGAGAAGGTTAGAGTGAACCGGAGTTTTCTGAAGATGGGCGTTTCGTATGGCCCCCGCGAGGCTCCTCGTGAGAAGAAAAGGGGGGCAAATACTTCTGCACCCTTTGCGAGGTTATCTGAAGGTCCAACCGCCAAGAAGGCTAAGAAGGCTGAGCCCGTTGTTTCTCAGTCTACGAGGGCTCCGAAGGTAGTTGCTGAGAAACCTTCGGGCACATCCAGGATCAGGCTTGCGGCGGGCGCTTCGAAAGATTCAAGGGGGAAAGGTATCTTTCCTTGCAGTTACTCTTTTCATATTACTAGGGAGGATTTGGGTAGCGATGCTTTTATGCGGGAGCTTCGCGCTACGGAGAGTAGCGTTCCCTGGCACTCGCGCACTGGTGAAATGATTCACCTTTATCTTGATCAATTTGGTTCGTTCCGTGCAGAGCCAGATACTGTAGGTGCTGTCTTGACGGCAGTGCAAAGGGGGGGGGTAAATCTTCCCTTCGCGTTGTGAATCTTCTGGACGAGGAAAGTGACGAGGAGGCACCTTCGGTTCTCGCGAAGGTTCAGCCTAAGAGAGTTGTGGAGCACCCCCCCGGCTCTTGCTTGAAGAGAAGTTATCCCCAGAGAAGGATGATGACAGGGATGGGGGGAAGGATATTCCCACTGGGTGCCTCCTCGTGCTGACGGGAAGAATGATCTCATGGAGGCCCCGAAGGATTCAATTGCTTTTCAGGCTGGCGAAGACGACAAGGCCCAAGGGACCGCGGGGGCTGATGTCCACTTGGTTGAAGCGAAAGATTGTTTTTCTGAACTAGGTACCTTCTCGATCTTTGGGCGCCTTGCTTTCCAAGGGCCTGACATTGACCCTTATCTTCGGTTCCCCCTTCAAGTAGATGTTGCAAGCATGATGAAGGAGCTCGGGGATTTGCTGGAGCTAGAACCTTCAGAGGATGAGGCTGCTGGGGTCGCGTCGAGGGACCAGCCAGCTCTCCCCGGGGATGTTGAGAATTTTGATGCTGAGGGTATGGCGCTCTGGCCTTGTCTTCTTTTAGGCCTTGTATTTTGTGTAGGTTTGTCATGTGTTTTGGCTTGTGTAGGTTTTATGAAGGGTTTGGGAGTTTACGGGACCGGAAGTCTTGGCCGAATGACAGCGTCATTGTGCGCGAAGGTTTGTGACGAGTGTTGTTAATTTTTCTATGAATGGCGCTGTTGGTTTTAAACCTTGTTTTCTTTTCAGGCTTTGCTTGCCAGCCGCGCGGTTGTGGGTAGTGCGAGGAAGGATGAGCATAATTTTCTTGCTCACTCTGCTGAAAAGGCTCGCCTGTTGGAGCGGATTAGCACTTTGGAGAAGGAGAACAAGGCTTTGGAGAACCTTCGCGGTTCTTTGACATCGGAGAATGGACTCCTGAAGGGGATAGTGTCCGAACAGGAAGAGACCATTTCAAAGATGCAGGAGAAAATGAGTCTAGATGAAAGTGTTCTTGAGAACCTTCGTGGTGTGGTAGAGAGAGATGCCGCGAAGGTTGTTAACCTTCAAACGGAGGTTCGCCAGCTGAAAGCCGATGTTGAGAGAAAAAATGTCAAGATCTCAGAGCTtgagaaggaggttgaggaggacCGCGTGATGTGGGAATCCACCTCGCAAGACATCTTGAACAAGAGTGCGGCCATCTgcgaagaatacaataaggctTTGGCATCTTTCGTTACTAAGCCCTTGCCTTTCCCGGAGGACTCCGAAGGTGGCGCGTCAGGGCTGCTCGATTGGCTGTTGGGTGAGTTTGAGGACTTGGGTCGGATTTTGGCCAGCGTGTCGGACAACACTGCGGTGATGACTTGTGAGAGTGTCATGGCTGTTTTGGCTCGCGAAGGTTGCCAAGAGCTAGAAACAATTAGCGTGCGGGACTATGCCTTTCCAGATTATGCAGAGCTTGAGGAAGAGATTACGAAGGTTCAGCCTGTTAAAAAGGCTTTCCTTCGTAAATTTTGGAAGCTTTCTGGTCGGCAAGTGGTTCAGGAAGCTGCGCGACGGAGACTAGAGGaggtttgtttttccttttacaCTCTGCCTTCCCTTGTTGAACAAACTTGATTATGCTATTGACTGTTTTGATCCTTCTTCGCAGGTAAGGCGTGCTCGCGAAGCCGCGAAGGATGTTGTGGAGGAAGGTGCGCGTCTTGAGGATATCGCGGGAGGGTCCGTGGCTGGCGGAAGCTCCAGGGCTCTAACCGAGAGTGATGCTTCTCAGGTTTAGAGCTGCGACAACTTTGGTTAGGGGTTTTTGTGTGGTGGGGAGAGATCCAGACTTGTATAGCTACTCACTCGTTGTTTCTTGATTAGGCAATCGTGCCTGCCAACCATGCTCTTTACGCTCGACCACTGCGTATCCATGGCGGAGGTGTTATTGTGAGCGGGACGGATTGGGAACGTTTTAGTTTTGCTAATCCAGGTGCTAGTGTCGCTGAATTCTTGAGGTGGTTTGATGGTAGCCTCGTTTAGTACTTGGATTCGTGGATGCCTGACTTTGTATTGGATCTGATTCATCCTTTGAGATGGCTTTAGCTTATATGTGTTCCATCCTTCGTGGTGGATTCTGTTCTGGAACTGTTCCATCCTTCGAGATGGCTTTAGTTTATATGTGTTCCATCCTTCGTGGTGGCTCTTGTTCTGGAACTGTTCCATCCTTCGAGAtggcttttgtagatctccagAGGGATAAgagttttttatttcaaaagcaTCTCCCCCTCCCAAGCTCTTGTTTCTGCGGGGTTTCATTGTTTTGAAGTGACGAAGTCTTTGGGAGGAAGGCTGCAATATTGTGCGGGAGCGTCTCCCCCTCCCTTGCAGTCTTGCTCTAAAGACTTCGGTAGTTTGTACTTCGTTTTGGACGAAGGCTTCTTGGCTTGTTTATTATGCACTTTGATTTttagccgaaggtttcttggcttcgactcgtgtttcgaatcgacagccccttggctttcttgGTGTAAAGCATACACTTTAGCTTttagccgaaggtttcttggccttgactcgtgtttcgagtcgacagccccttggctttcttaTTGTGTAGCATACACTTTGATTTTTAGCcgaaagtttcttggcttcgactcgtgtttcgagtcgacagccccttggctttcttagtgTAAAGCATACACTTTAGTTTTTGGCCGAAGGTTTCatggcttcgactcgtgtttcaagtcgacagccccttggcATTTTTTGTAGCGTACACTTTGATTTgtagccgaaggtttcttggcttcgattcGTGTTTCGAGTCGACTGCCCCTTGACTTTCTTAGTGTATAGAGTACACTTTGATTTttagccgaaggtttcttggcttcgactcgtgtttcgagtcgacagccccttggctttcttagtgTAAAGCATACACTTTAGTTTttggccgaaggtttcttggctttgactcgtgtttcgagtcgacagCCCATTGGCATTTTTTGTAGCGTACACTTTGATTTgtagccgaaggttttttggcttcaactcgtgtttcgagtcgacTGCCCCTTGTCTTTCTTAGTGTATAGAATACACTTTGATTTttagccgaaggtttcttggcttcaactcgtgtttcgagtccacagccccttggctttcttagtgTATAGAATACACTTTAAGATAAGTATGTACAGCCTGTTACGGTTACGAGTTGTACTGACTTAATTATTTTCAGCCTTGGTGCAAATGCGAAGGTCGATGTTTGCGACCCTGTGGTTGCTTCGACATGAGACATTTTTCTGAAGGGAATTGTTCATATAATTTGGGGAATTTACATAGGAAccacctcattaaaaacctcacctccgaaTTGGAGTTCCcttctgtgaggaaaagagtacggtccTAGACTCAAATGAAAGGAAAAATGACGCGAAGGTATGAGCTTGCTTTCTTGTCGCTCATCCTTTTACAACTTTTACCCTAGACATGATACTTTTTGAGACTGTCAGCATTCCAGGAATGCTGCAGCTCATTTCCTTCGATGTCCGCCAAGTGGTAAGATCCTGGCCTATTGGAGTATAACACAatgtatggtccatcccacttGGATTGAAGCTTGCCGATGGTTTCTGCGTTTGGCTTTCTTCTTAGAACCCAGTCTCCTTCGACAATTTCTCTGTTGGCTACTTTTTTGTTTCGCCACTTCCTTGTTtcttcttggtatgcttctaaATTTTCCGAAGCTTGCAAGATGTCGAGTTCTATGAGATTTGCTTCTATCGAAGGTTCGATGTTGTTTAGAACTCTGGCACTTTTGTGTTTGAGTTCTTCTGGGCTCATAGCTTCGGCTCCATACAGCAATCTGAATGGGGTAAATTTTGTTGCTCTGCATTCAGTTGTGTTAtgggaccagatgaccttcAGCCGTTCGTCTacccattttccttttttcagACCGAACATGCATTTTTTGATGGCGTTGAAAATTATGCCGTTGGCTCTTTCCACGGCACCGTTGGACTGAGGGTGATACACTGATGCAAACATGACCTTTGTTCCTACCGAGTGGCAGAATTCTCTGAACAGTTGAGAATCGAATTGCTTCCCATTATCAACGGTTAGTTCTTTTGGCACTCCGAACCTGCAGATTATGTTttgccagaagaattttctgACTGCTTCAGAAGTGATGTTCACTAGTGGttttgcctctatccattttgtgaagtACTCCACTACAACCACAGCATATTTGTAGTTGCCTTGAGCTGTTGGTAGTGGACTGACCAAGTCCATGCCCCATCTTTGGAGTGGCCACGCTGGAGGTATGAGTTGTATTGGTTGCGAAGGTCTGTTTGATTTGGGTGCCATCATTTGGCATCCTTCGCAAGTTTTGACTATTTTCTTAGCATCTTTCAATGCAGATGGCCAAAAGAATCCTTTCCTGAAGGCTTTGGGTGCCATAGGTCTTATGCCAATGTGAGATCCGCAAATTCCGGAATGTATTTCCTTCAATAGTTCCTGACCTTCGGCCGTCGTTATGCACTTGAGTCAGGGGGCGACCACTCCAGACTTGTATAGTTCACCTTCGTACAAGGTGTAGCTTCTTGCCCTTTGGAACattctttttccttccttttcATCCAAAGGCTCGAAGTGTCCCCGAAGGTATGCCATGATTGGTGATCGCCAATCTTCGCTTGCTATGACGTTGACTTGTTTcattttttcttgttttgtgGAAGGTTTTGTGATTTTCTCGTAAAAAACGTCCGGAGGTAGTGGTTCTTTGCAAGCAGCAGCTTTTGCTAACTTGTCAGCTTCTTCGTTCTGGCTCCTTGGTATGTGAATGACGGTGAAGCCTTTGAAATATTTCTCCATAGCTCTTACTGCATCCAAGTACATTTTCATTTCTGGCTTCTTCGCTTCTGACTCTTTTTCCACATGGTCGGTGATGACCTTTGAATCTGATTTGATGACAAAGTTTGGATGACCCAAGGCCTTCATTTTCCTGAGGCCTAGCAGCAGTGCTTCGTACTCTGTGGTGTTGTTTGTGCAGGGGTCTGGATTACTGAATTCGAGGCGCGCGGCGTATCTTAGCTTCGTACCCGAAGGTGACTGAATGATTGCCGCGACGCCAACTCCTTCGTTACACCATGCACCATCACAATGTACTGTCCAAGGTTCAATTGGTGCTTCTGTATCGAAGGTTGGCGAGGTCAAATCCACCACGAAGTCTGCCAGGACCTGGGATTTAATGGCTGTTCTTTTCTCAAAGTCAATGTAGTGCTCCGAAAGTTCTGAAGCCCACTTGCTAATTCTTGCCGAAGCTTCTCTGTTATGAAAGAGGTCATGCAGTGGTTGGTCAGTAATTGCTACTATTTTATGACCTTCGAAGTAGTGTCTCAATTTTCTTGATGCCATGACAACAGCATAGGCAATTTTCTCTAGCTCAGAAGAGAATAACTTTGAACCGGAGAGTGCCTCTGAAGCGAAGTATATAGGCAGTTGTTTTTGCCGACCTTCGATTGTTCTTTCCACCACCAGGGCTGCACTAACGGCTGTTTGTGAAGCAGACGTATATAGCAGAAGAGTTTCCTGGGGATTGGGTGAGGTCATCTTGGTCAAGTTTTCTAAGTAGTCCTTTAGTTCTCTGAATGCTTTCTTCTGTTCTTCTCCCCACTCAAACTTACtggagcttcggagagttttgaaGAATGAAGAGCTTCGGTCTGCTGATCGAGGGATGAATATGTTCAGCGCTGCTATTCTGCATGTCAGTTTCTGCACATCTCTTACAGATTGTGGCTCTTCCATATTTTGAAATGCTCTGACTTTGTCTGGGTTTGCCTCTATGCCTTTTGTTGAAACAAGGCATCCGAGGACTTTGCCTTTGTCTATTCCAAAGACGCATTTTTCAGGATTCAAACTTAGGTTTGCCTTCCGAAGATTCGCGAAGGTTTCGGCCAGATCTGCCAcatgtttttttctttctgcaTTAGTGACCACTATGTCGTCAACATAGGTCAACACATTTTTTCTGAGTTGAGGGCCCAGAACTTTTGAGGACATTCGTGAGAATGACTGTCCAGCGTTTTTCAAACTTTCGGGCATCCTGACGAAATAGTATGTTCCGAAAGGGGTTGTGAAACTGGTTTTTTTCTTCGTCTTCTCTTTTCATCCAGATTTGATGGTATCCGGAGAAGCAGTCTAAGAGTGACATCAGTTGACTATTTGATGCATCATCGACAACTTTGTCGATCCTTGGTAAGGGGAAGTCGTCCTTTGGACAGGCTTTGTTTAGATCAGTGAAATctatgcacattctccatttaccatttttcttttttactggCACAGTGTTGGCCAGCCAAGTGGGATACTTTACTTCTCTTATGACCTTCGCATCAAGAAGCCTTTGGACTTATGCTTTAACTGCTGCGACTTTGTCGTCAGACATCTTGCGAAGCTTCTGCTTTTTGGGCTTTATCTTTGGGTCAATGTCCAGTTTGTGTTCTATGATGTCTCGGCTGACGCTGCGAAGGTCATTTGCTGACCAAGCGAAGACATCCTTGTTTTTGTTTAGGAACTTCAAGAGTTCGCGCTCTTGTTCTGGCTCGAGGGCCGCGCTGATTGTTACTTGCTGGTCCGGCAAGAACTTGTCAAGTGGTACTTTTTTTTACTTTGCACTCTTGTTGGAATGTTTCTTCTTTGTCCCTTTTTGGCTCTTTTAGTGGCGGGGGGTTTTTTGTCAGCTTCGACCAAATGGTCGTTTCTTTGTCTGGGAGCGACACCCCGCTCGATATCTCTGGCCAATTGTTGGTTGCCTCGGACTGTGATTACTCCTTTGTTTGCAGGCATTTTCATGCACAGATACAGCTGATGGACGATTGCCTCAAATTTGTTGATGAGGCCACGGCCAAAGATTGCATTGTATGGGTAATTCATTTCCACAACATCAAAGGTAATGGATTCGGTCTTTGGGTTTGAGAGATCTCCGAAGGATACCGGAAGGGTTATCTTTCCAAGGGCGTCCACTCGTTTGCCCCCGAAGCCAATGAGCGGGATGTCCGCTGGCTGC
This window contains:
- the LOC120680700 gene encoding uncharacterized protein LOC120680700 isoform X1, coding for MEAPKDSIAFQAGEDDKAQGTAGADVHLVEAKDCFSELGTFSIFGRLAFQGPDIDPYLRFPLQVDVASMMKELGDLLELEPSEDEAAGVASRDQPALPGDVENFDAEGMALWPCLLLGLVFCVGLSCVLACVGFMKGLGVYGTGSLGRMTASLCAKALLASRAVVGSARKDEHNFLAHSAEKARLLERISTLEKENKALENLRGSLTSENGLLKGIVSEQEETISKMQEKMSLDESVLENLRGVVERDAAKVVNLQTEVRQLKADVERKNVKISELEKEVEEDRVMWESTSQDILNKSAAICEEYNKALASFVTKPLPFPEDSEGGASGLLDWLLGEFEDLGRILASVSDNTAVMTCESVMAVLAREGCQELETISVRDYAFPDYAELEEEITKVQPVKKAFLRKFWKLSGRQVVQEAARRRLEEVRRAREAAKDVVEEGARLEDIAGGSVAGGSSRALTESDASQAIVPANHALYARPLRIHGGGVIVSGTDWERFSFANPGASVAEFLRWFDGSLV
- the LOC120680700 gene encoding uncharacterized protein LOC120680700 isoform X2: MEAPKDSIAFQAGEDDKAQGTAGADVHLVEAKDCFSELGTFSIFGRLAFQGPDIDPYLRFPLQVDVASMMKELGDLLELEPSEDEAAGVASRDQPALPGDVENFDAEGFMKGLGVYGTGSLGRMTASLCAKALLASRAVVGSARKDEHNFLAHSAEKARLLERISTLEKENKALENLRGSLTSENGLLKGIVSEQEETISKMQEKMSLDESVLENLRGVVERDAAKVVNLQTEVRQLKADVERKNVKISELEKEVEEDRVMWESTSQDILNKSAAICEEYNKALASFVTKPLPFPEDSEGGASGLLDWLLGEFEDLGRILASVSDNTAVMTCESVMAVLAREGCQELETISVRDYAFPDYAELEEEITKVQPVKKAFLRKFWKLSGRQVVQEAARRRLEEVRRAREAAKDVVEEGARLEDIAGGSVAGGSSRALTESDASQAIVPANHALYARPLRIHGGGVIVSGTDWERFSFANPGASVAEFLRWFDGSLV